The following are encoded together in the Thermomonas brevis genome:
- a CDS encoding DUF808 domain-containing protein — MASSFFALFDDIASLLDDISAMTKVAGGKTAGVLGDDLALNAQQVTGIRAERELPVVWAVAKGSLVNKAILVPAALAIAALEGWLKSRGIPVPLILPLLMLGGGYLCYEGVEKLAHKFMHRQEERQHHAEHARAVGDASVDLLAFERGKIKGAIRTDFILSAEIIVISLGTVAAKPLPVQLGVLVLIALVMTAGVYGLVGGIVKLDDLGLHLARPGAGSVRARLGRAILAFAPRLLKALSVAGTAAMFLVGGGILVHGIGPLHHFIEAHAGGALGWLWNALFNAAFGVLAGALILGAVSPLARLRRRPAT, encoded by the coding sequence ATGGCCTCCAGCTTCTTCGCCCTCTTCGACGACATCGCCAGCCTGCTGGACGACATCTCCGCCATGACCAAGGTGGCCGGCGGCAAGACCGCCGGCGTGCTCGGCGACGACCTCGCCCTCAACGCGCAGCAGGTCACCGGCATCCGCGCCGAGCGCGAGCTGCCGGTGGTGTGGGCGGTGGCGAAGGGTTCACTGGTCAACAAGGCGATCCTGGTGCCGGCGGCGCTGGCGATCGCGGCGCTGGAAGGCTGGCTGAAGTCGCGCGGCATCCCCGTTCCGCTGATCCTGCCGCTGCTGATGCTGGGCGGCGGCTACCTCTGCTACGAGGGCGTGGAGAAGCTGGCGCACAAGTTCATGCACAGGCAGGAGGAGCGCCAGCACCACGCCGAACACGCGCGCGCGGTGGGCGACGCCTCGGTGGATCTGCTCGCCTTCGAGCGGGGCAAGATCAAGGGCGCGATCCGCACCGACTTCATCCTGTCCGCCGAGATCATCGTGATCTCGCTGGGCACGGTGGCGGCGAAACCGCTGCCGGTCCAGCTGGGCGTGCTGGTGCTGATCGCGCTGGTGATGACCGCCGGCGTCTATGGCCTGGTGGGCGGCATCGTCAAGCTGGACGACCTCGGCCTGCACCTGGCCCGGCCCGGCGCTGGCAGCGTCCGCGCGAGGCTGGGCCGCGCCATCCTCGCCTTCGCGCCGCGCCTGCTGAAGGCGCTGTCGGTGGCGGGCACGGCGGCGATGTTCCTGGTCGGCGGCGGCATCCTGGTGCACGGCATCGGCCCGCTCCATCATTTCATCGAGGCGCATGCCGGCGGCGCGCTGGGCTGGTTGTGGAACGCCCTGTTCAACGCCGCGTTCGGCGTGCTGGCGGGGGCGCTGATCCTGGGCGCGGTGTCGCCGCTGGCGCGGCTGCGCCGCCGGCCGGCCACCTGA
- a CDS encoding GNAT family N-acetyltransferase, protein MAARNRMPPWHENVRLANGRDILIRPIRPEDAGPMQAAFTLLEPDEIRQRFLHPMKELSAQQAERLTRPDPRRDFALVAAEPLPPGEALVGAVARISIDANGKDAEFAILVSHYVNGMGLGRHLMRRLVRWAKGRKVQRVYGDVLESNLPMQALAASLGFRREPIGQAGLVRVVLDIPPPKPKTPPPPPLMSLPPGA, encoded by the coding sequence ATGGCCGCACGCAACCGCATGCCCCCGTGGCACGAAAACGTCCGTCTCGCCAACGGCCGGGACATCCTGATCCGCCCGATCCGGCCGGAGGACGCAGGCCCGATGCAGGCCGCGTTCACCCTGCTGGAGCCGGACGAGATCCGCCAGCGCTTCCTGCATCCGATGAAGGAGCTCAGCGCACAGCAGGCCGAACGGCTGACCCGGCCGGACCCGCGCCGCGATTTCGCGCTGGTCGCCGCCGAGCCGCTGCCGCCGGGCGAGGCGCTGGTCGGCGCGGTGGCGCGCATCTCCATCGACGCCAACGGCAAGGACGCCGAGTTCGCGATCCTGGTCAGCCACTACGTCAACGGCATGGGCCTGGGCCGCCACCTGATGCGCCGGCTGGTGCGCTGGGCCAAGGGCCGCAAGGTGCAGCGCGTGTACGGCGACGTGCTGGAAAGCAACCTGCCGATGCAGGCGCTGGCCGCCTCGCTGGGCTTCCGCCGCGAGCCCATCGGCCAGGCCGGGCTGGTGCGCGTGGTACTCGATATCCCGCCGCCCAAGCCGAAGACGCCGCCGCCCCCGCCGCTGATGTCGCTGCCGCCCGGCGCGTAA